In a single window of the Patescibacteria group bacterium genome:
- the rpsC gene encoding 30S ribosomal protein S3, which produces MGNKVHPKIFRIGTVYTWSSKWFSKRDFAALLKEDMKIKEFLRAKLKEAQVDRIDIERTVRALTVTVHSAKPAMIIGRGGSGVEDLKKELVAKIGRKLTGKDKLNINLNVIEIRNPSLSANIVLQSMIKDIEARLPFRRVLKQHMDRMQKAGAKGAKLQIKGRLNGAEIAREEKLAWGSVPLHTLRADVDFASGFASTLFCTIGIKVWIFRGIVFGDAVEAQQPAAPAERRPAFRGRGPRQ; this is translated from the coding sequence ATGGGCAATAAAGTACATCCGAAGATCTTCCGCATCGGCACTGTCTATACGTGGAGCTCCAAGTGGTTCTCCAAGCGCGACTTCGCCGCTCTGCTTAAGGAAGACATGAAGATCAAGGAGTTTCTCCGCGCCAAATTGAAGGAGGCTCAGGTTGATCGCATCGACATCGAGCGGACCGTGCGGGCTCTGACCGTCACTGTCCACTCCGCCAAGCCGGCCATGATCATCGGCCGCGGCGGTTCCGGCGTCGAGGATCTCAAGAAAGAACTGGTGGCCAAGATTGGCCGCAAACTGACCGGCAAGGACAAGCTGAACATCAATCTGAACGTCATCGAGATCAGGAATCCGTCGCTCTCCGCGAACATCGTCCTGCAGTCGATGATCAAGGATATCGAGGCTCGCCTGCCGTTCCGCCGCGTGCTCAAGCAGCACATGGATCGCATGCAGAAAGCCGGCGCCAAGGGCGCCAAGCTGCAGATCAAAGGCCGCCTGAACGGCGCCGAGATCGCCCGCGAGGAAAAACTCGCCTGGGGCAGCGTTCCGCTTCACACCCTGCGCGCGGATGTCGATTTCGCTTCCGGTTTCGCGAGCACCCTGTTCTGCACGATCGGCATCAAGGTCTGGATCTTCCGCGGCATCGTTTTCGGCGATGCGGTCGAGGCCCAGCAGCCCGCTGCTCCGGCCGAACGCCGTCCGGCTTTCCGCGGCCGCGGTCCCAGGCAGTAG